One Brassica napus cultivar Da-Ae chromosome C4, Da-Ae, whole genome shotgun sequence genomic region harbors:
- the LOC111202200 gene encoding 14-3-3-like protein GF14 psi isoform X2 produces MIFSAKMSSREVNVYMAKLAEQAERYEEMVEFMEKVAKTVDSEELTVEERNLLSVAYKNVIGARRASWRIISSIEQKEESKGNEEHVAIIKEYRGKIETELSKICDGILNVLEAHLIPSASPAESKVFYLKMKGDYHRYLAEFKAGDERKDAAESTLVAYKSAQDIATAELAPTHPIRLGLALNFSVFYYEILNSPDRACTLAKQAFDEAIAELDTLGEESYKDSTLIMQLLRDNLTLWTSDMTDEAGDEIKEASKPEGGAAE; encoded by the exons ATGATTTTCTCAGCGAAGATGTCGTCACGTGAGGTGAATGTGTACATGGCGAAACTAGCCGAACAAGCCGAGCGTTACGAAGAGATGGTTGAGTTCATGGAGAAAGTTGCTAAAACCGTCGACTCTGAAGAACTCACTGTCGAGGAGAGGAACCTTCTCTCCGTTGCTTACAAGAACGTGATCGGAGCGAGGAGGGCTTCGTGGAGGATCATCTCTTCCATTGAGCAGAAGGAAGAGAGCAAAGGGAACGAAGAACACGTTGCTATCATCAAGGAGTACAGGGGGAAGATTGAAACCGAGCTTAGCAAAATCTGCGACGGGATCTTGAATGTTCTTGAAGCTCATCTCATCCCCTCTGCTTCGCCTGCTGAGTCTAAGGTGTTTTATCTGAAGATGAAGGGAGATTATCACAGGTATCTTGCTGAGTTTAAGGCTGGTGATGAGAGGAAAGATGCTGCTGAGAGCACTTTGGTTGCTTACAAGTCTGCTCAG GACATTGCGACTGCTGAGTTAGCTCCAACTCACCCGATCAGGCTTGGTCTTGCACTCAACTTCTCTGTGTTTTACTATGAGATCCTTAACTCGCCTGACCGTGCCTGCACCCTCGCTAAGCAG GCATTTGATGAAGCTATCGCTGAGCTGGATACATTGGGAGAGGAATCATACAAAGACAGTACGCTGATTATGCAGCTTCTCAGAGACAACCTCACTCTCTGGACTTCTGACATGACT GACGAAGCAGGAGATGAGATAAAGGAGGCATCGAAGCCAGAAGGCGGTGCAGCAGAGTAA
- the LOC111202200 gene encoding 14-3-3-like protein GF14 psi isoform X1: MSSREVNVYMAKLAEQAERYEEMVEFMEKVAKTVDSEELTVEERNLLSVAYKNVIGARRASWRIISSIEQKEESKGNEEHVAIIKEYRGKIETELSKICDGILNVLEAHLIPSASPAESKVFYLKMKGDYHRYLAEFKAGDERKDAAESTLVAYKSAQDIATAELAPTHPIRLGLALNFSVFYYEILNSPDRACTLAKQAFDEAIAELDTLGEESYKDSTLIMQLLRDNLTLWTSDMTDEAGDEIKEASKPEGGAAE, encoded by the exons ATGTCGTCACGTGAGGTGAATGTGTACATGGCGAAACTAGCCGAACAAGCCGAGCGTTACGAAGAGATGGTTGAGTTCATGGAGAAAGTTGCTAAAACCGTCGACTCTGAAGAACTCACTGTCGAGGAGAGGAACCTTCTCTCCGTTGCTTACAAGAACGTGATCGGAGCGAGGAGGGCTTCGTGGAGGATCATCTCTTCCATTGAGCAGAAGGAAGAGAGCAAAGGGAACGAAGAACACGTTGCTATCATCAAGGAGTACAGGGGGAAGATTGAAACCGAGCTTAGCAAAATCTGCGACGGGATCTTGAATGTTCTTGAAGCTCATCTCATCCCCTCTGCTTCGCCTGCTGAGTCTAAGGTGTTTTATCTGAAGATGAAGGGAGATTATCACAGGTATCTTGCTGAGTTTAAGGCTGGTGATGAGAGGAAAGATGCTGCTGAGAGCACTTTGGTTGCTTACAAGTCTGCTCAG GACATTGCGACTGCTGAGTTAGCTCCAACTCACCCGATCAGGCTTGGTCTTGCACTCAACTTCTCTGTGTTTTACTATGAGATCCTTAACTCGCCTGACCGTGCCTGCACCCTCGCTAAGCAG GCATTTGATGAAGCTATCGCTGAGCTGGATACATTGGGAGAGGAATCATACAAAGACAGTACGCTGATTATGCAGCTTCTCAGAGACAACCTCACTCTCTGGACTTCTGACATGACT GACGAAGCAGGAGATGAGATAAAGGAGGCATCGAAGCCAGAAGGCGGTGCAGCAGAGTAA
- the LOC106429448 gene encoding ubiquitin receptor RAD23d isoform X2, producing the protein MKIFVKTLKGTNFEIEVNPADTISDTKRRIETHQGAQYPAAQQMLIHQGKVLKDETTLEENNVVENSFIVIMLSKAKVSSSGASTASAPAPAPQAQPAQTVATPQVAAPTVSVTQTDVYGQAASNLVAGNTLESTVQQILDMGGGSWDRDTVVRALRAAFNNPERAVEYLYSGIPSQAEIPPAPQAPATGGQAANPLAQEAAPVSATGGPNANPLDLFPQGMPAADAGAGAGNLDFLRNSQQFQALRAMVQANPQILQPMLQELGKQNPQLVRLIQEHQADFLRLINEPVEGEENAMEQLEAAMPQAVTVTPEEREAIERLEAMGFDRAMVLEVFFACNKNEELAANYLLDHMHEFEEQ; encoded by the exons ATGAAGATCTTCGTCAAGACTCTCAAGGGGACCAACTTCGAGATCGAAGTGAATCCGGCTGATACG ATCTCTGATACTAAGAGAAGAATAGAAACTCATCAAGGTGCGCAATACCCGGCGGCTCAGCAGATGCTAATCCACCAAGGAAAAGTTCTCAAGGATGAGACTACATTGGAAGAGAACAACGTTGTCGAGAACAGTTTCATTGTCATCATGTTGTCTAAG GCCAAGGTTTCTTCAAGCGGGGCATCAACTGCCTCTGCGCCTGCACCAGCACCTCAG GCTCAGCCTGCACAGACAGTAGCTACACCACAGGTGGCTGCTCCAACTGTCTCAGT GACGCAAACAGATGTGTATGGTCAAGCAGCGTCAAACCTTGTTGCTGGGAATACTCTGGAGTCCACTGTCCAGCAAATTCTTGACATGGGTGGAGGTAGTTGGGACCGTGACACTGTTGTCCGAGCCCTGAGAGCCGCCTTTAACAACCCTGAAAGGGCTGTTGAATATCTCTACTCT GGAATCCCTTCTCAAGCTGAAATCCCGCCAGCCCCTCAAGCCCCAGCTACTGGTGGACAGGCAGCAAATCCTCTAGCACAAGAAGCTGCTCCAGTTTCTGCAACTGGTGGTCCAAACGCAAATCCATTAGACCTGTTCCCTCAg GGCATGCCCGCAGCAGACGCTGGTGCTGGAGCTGGTAATCTTGATTTCCTGCGTAACAGTCAACAG TTCCAAGCCCTGCGAGCTATGGTACAAGCGAACCCACAAATTTTACAG CCTATGCTTCAGGAGCTCGGTAAACAAAACCCGCAGCTTGTGCGTCTAATTCAAGAGCACCAGGCCGACTTCCTACGCTTGATAAATGAACCGGTCGAGGGAGAAGA GAACGCCATGGAACAGTTGGAAGCAGCCATGCCACAAGCTGTTACCGTCACACCTGAAGAGCGTGAAGCCATTGAACGG CTGGAAGCGATGGGGTTTGATCGTGCGATGGTCTTGGAGGTGTTCTTTGCGTGCAACAAGAATGAAGAACTTGCAGCTAACTATCTTCTAGATCACATGCACGAGTTTGAAGAACAATAG
- the LOC106429448 gene encoding ubiquitin receptor RAD23d isoform X1 → MKIFVKTLKGTNFEIEVNPADTISDTKRRIETHQGAQYPAAQQMLIHQGKVLKDETTLEENNVVENSFIVIMLSKAKVSSSGASTASAPAPAPQAQPAQTVATPQVAAPTVSVPEPTSVAATVAAPSAAAASTQTDVYGQAASNLVAGNTLESTVQQILDMGGGSWDRDTVVRALRAAFNNPERAVEYLYSGIPSQAEIPPAPQAPATGGQAANPLAQEAAPVSATGGPNANPLDLFPQGMPAADAGAGAGNLDFLRNSQQFQALRAMVQANPQILQPMLQELGKQNPQLVRLIQEHQADFLRLINEPVEGEENAMEQLEAAMPQAVTVTPEEREAIERLEAMGFDRAMVLEVFFACNKNEELAANYLLDHMHEFEEQ, encoded by the exons ATGAAGATCTTCGTCAAGACTCTCAAGGGGACCAACTTCGAGATCGAAGTGAATCCGGCTGATACG ATCTCTGATACTAAGAGAAGAATAGAAACTCATCAAGGTGCGCAATACCCGGCGGCTCAGCAGATGCTAATCCACCAAGGAAAAGTTCTCAAGGATGAGACTACATTGGAAGAGAACAACGTTGTCGAGAACAGTTTCATTGTCATCATGTTGTCTAAG GCCAAGGTTTCTTCAAGCGGGGCATCAACTGCCTCTGCGCCTGCACCAGCACCTCAG GCTCAGCCTGCACAGACAGTAGCTACACCACAGGTGGCTGCTCCAACTGTCTCAGT TCCAGAGCCTACAAGTGTAGCTGCAACCGTTGCAGCACCTAGTGCTGCTGCTGCTTC GACGCAAACAGATGTGTATGGTCAAGCAGCGTCAAACCTTGTTGCTGGGAATACTCTGGAGTCCACTGTCCAGCAAATTCTTGACATGGGTGGAGGTAGTTGGGACCGTGACACTGTTGTCCGAGCCCTGAGAGCCGCCTTTAACAACCCTGAAAGGGCTGTTGAATATCTCTACTCT GGAATCCCTTCTCAAGCTGAAATCCCGCCAGCCCCTCAAGCCCCAGCTACTGGTGGACAGGCAGCAAATCCTCTAGCACAAGAAGCTGCTCCAGTTTCTGCAACTGGTGGTCCAAACGCAAATCCATTAGACCTGTTCCCTCAg GGCATGCCCGCAGCAGACGCTGGTGCTGGAGCTGGTAATCTTGATTTCCTGCGTAACAGTCAACAG TTCCAAGCCCTGCGAGCTATGGTACAAGCGAACCCACAAATTTTACAG CCTATGCTTCAGGAGCTCGGTAAACAAAACCCGCAGCTTGTGCGTCTAATTCAAGAGCACCAGGCCGACTTCCTACGCTTGATAAATGAACCGGTCGAGGGAGAAGA GAACGCCATGGAACAGTTGGAAGCAGCCATGCCACAAGCTGTTACCGTCACACCTGAAGAGCGTGAAGCCATTGAACGG CTGGAAGCGATGGGGTTTGATCGTGCGATGGTCTTGGAGGTGTTCTTTGCGTGCAACAAGAATGAAGAACTTGCAGCTAACTATCTTCTAGATCACATGCACGAGTTTGAAGAACAATAG
- the LOC106429450 gene encoding ATPase GET3C-like: MLHHLIFDEIAVISKVLQFMESPEYNRFTHIVFDTAPTCSCRDILCGFLFLSNFYDSSIGKITKLKKKITAAASAFTSVFDKKEMQQQGPSNELDQLKDRMEKVLNVFCDVDTTEFVIVTIPTVMAINESSGLHASLRKENVPVHRLIVIQLCLLHSTELCLS, translated from the exons ATGCTGCATCACCTGATATTTGACGAAATAGCAGTTATATCCAAG GTTCTTCAATTTATGGAGTCACCAGAATACAATAGGTTTACACATATAGTCTTCGATACTGCTCCCACG TGTTCTTGCAGGGACATACTTTGCGGCTTCCTTTTTCTGTCCAATTTCTATGACTCTTCAATTGGCAAAATAACAAAG CTCAAGAAGAAGATCACTGCGGCAGCTTCAGCATTTACGTCCGTCTTTGATAAAAAGGAGATGCAACAACAAGGACCT TCCAACGAGTTGGACCAACTGAAAGATAGAATGGAGAAAGTTCTAAATGTTTTCTGTGATGTGGACACTACTGAGTTTGTCATTGTAACCATCCCAACG GTCATGGCAATAAATGAGTCTTCGGGATTACATGCAtctttaagaaaagaaaatgtgCCAGTTCACAGGCTTATTGTTATACAATTGTGTTTGTTGCATTCAACTGAGTTATGTCTAAGCTGA